The proteins below are encoded in one region of Haloterrigena turkmenica DSM 5511:
- a CDS encoding 5'-deoxyadenosine deaminase: protein MLLAGTVIVDSSTVINDGAVVVTDSIIEAVGEYAVLADRYPDHDQREYDVLLPGLVGGHIHSVQSLGRGIADDTELLDWLFDYILPMEASLSAEEMEVAAKLGYLEMIESGTTTCVDHLSVDHADRAFQAAGEIGIRGVLGKVLMDRRSPTNLLEDTSDALAETERLIEEYHGSFDDRIRYAVTPRFAVSCTEECLRGARELADEYEGVRIHTHASENQSEIETVKEDTGMRNIHWLDEVGLTGEDVVLAHCVWTDESERQVLEETGTHVTHCPSSNMKLASGIAPVWDYLERGINVALGNDGPPCNNTLDPFTEMRQASLLQKVDRLDPTATPASEIFEMATINGAKAAGFDRLGAIREGWRADIVGIRTDITRATPLHDVLSHLVFGAHGEDVVFSMVDGNVLMEDGEVTTVDAETVRRRADEIGLSLESHREAAKEVKP, encoded by the coding sequence ATGTTACTCGCTGGCACCGTAATCGTCGACTCGAGCACCGTTATCAACGACGGTGCCGTCGTCGTGACCGATTCGATCATCGAAGCCGTCGGAGAATACGCGGTCCTCGCGGATCGATATCCGGATCACGATCAGCGGGAGTACGACGTCCTCCTACCTGGCCTCGTCGGTGGTCATATTCACTCCGTACAGAGTCTAGGCCGCGGTATCGCCGACGATACGGAGCTCCTCGACTGGTTGTTCGACTATATTCTACCGATGGAAGCGTCGCTTTCGGCAGAAGAGATGGAAGTGGCCGCGAAACTCGGATATCTAGAGATGATAGAGAGCGGGACGACGACGTGCGTGGACCATCTCTCCGTCGACCACGCGGATCGAGCGTTCCAGGCCGCGGGAGAAATCGGCATTCGCGGCGTCCTCGGAAAAGTGCTGATGGATCGCCGGTCACCGACGAATCTTCTGGAAGACACGTCGGATGCGCTGGCGGAAACGGAACGCCTGATCGAGGAGTACCACGGTTCGTTCGACGACCGAATCCGATACGCTGTTACTCCTCGGTTCGCCGTTTCTTGTACCGAGGAGTGTCTGCGCGGCGCTCGCGAACTCGCCGACGAGTACGAAGGCGTCAGAATCCACACGCACGCGAGCGAGAATCAGAGCGAAATCGAGACCGTCAAAGAAGACACCGGGATGCGAAATATCCACTGGCTCGACGAGGTCGGTCTCACTGGCGAGGATGTCGTCCTCGCTCACTGCGTTTGGACGGACGAGAGCGAACGGCAGGTCCTCGAAGAAACGGGGACACACGTCACCCACTGTCCGTCTTCGAATATGAAACTCGCGAGCGGTATCGCCCCCGTCTGGGACTACCTCGAGCGAGGTATCAACGTCGCGCTCGGCAACGACGGGCCACCCTGTAACAACACGCTCGACCCGTTCACCGAAATGCGACAGGCGAGCCTCCTGCAGAAAGTGGATCGACTCGATCCGACCGCGACCCCCGCGAGTGAGATATTCGAAATGGCCACGATAAACGGCGCGAAAGCGGCCGGGTTCGACCGTCTGGGAGCAATCCGCGAAGGATGGCGCGCCGACATCGTGGGCATTCGAACGGATATCACGCGTGCGACTCCGCTTCACGACGTCCTCTCTCACCTCGTGTTCGGCGCTCACGGAGAGGACGTGGTGTTCTCGATGGTCGACGGGAACGTGCTCATGGAAGACGGCGAAGTAACGACGGTGGACGCGGAAACGGTTCGACGGAGGGCCGACGAGATCGGTCTCTCACTCGAGTCTCACCGCGAGGCGGCGAAGGAAGTGAAACCGTGA
- a CDS encoding orc1/cdc6 family replication initiation protein: protein MTPDSSSGPVDDPLFESGHRIFSNKDLLKIGHVPEADRIVGRDEEISKLAKRLNGAVHGYSPENVMIYGKTGTGKSLVSRHVCQRAQSAAQEGVTIGTAYIDCAEDNTETQAISSLAAKLNDESVTDITVPHTGLSTSKYYKLLWKTLDAQFESAIIILDEIDLMNDDSLLMKLSRAEEAGKIDCSIGIIAISNKIQYVDNTNERVKSSFQHKELFFKPYDANQLREIMLNRADAFQDGVLSDDVIPLSAAFAAQEHGDARKAIDILRHAGEVAYEDGAEIVQEKHVRQAQQHAEKDRFRELVNGAPTQAKAALLALTELSVNSDEDAFLTSRVYDQYERICEHLDMDILSVRRFRDILKEQAFLGVVEIEKINKGSAGGIHLQNRLIEDPQVVRETILEDSRLQNWDSE, encoded by the coding sequence ATGACGCCTGACTCCTCGTCCGGTCCCGTCGACGACCCACTCTTCGAGTCGGGGCATCGAATCTTCTCGAACAAGGATCTCCTGAAAATCGGTCACGTTCCTGAAGCCGATCGGATCGTCGGCCGCGATGAGGAAATCTCGAAGCTAGCGAAACGTCTGAACGGCGCGGTTCACGGGTACTCTCCGGAAAACGTGATGATCTACGGGAAGACGGGAACCGGGAAGTCGTTGGTCTCGAGACACGTCTGCCAACGCGCACAAAGTGCGGCCCAGGAAGGGGTGACGATCGGAACGGCGTATATCGACTGTGCCGAAGATAATACGGAAACGCAGGCGATCTCTTCTCTCGCCGCGAAGTTAAACGACGAATCCGTCACTGATATCACCGTCCCGCATACCGGTCTCAGCACGTCGAAATACTACAAACTGCTCTGGAAAACGCTCGACGCGCAGTTCGAGTCTGCGATCATCATCCTCGACGAGATCGATTTGATGAACGACGATAGCCTCCTCATGAAACTCTCGAGAGCCGAGGAGGCGGGGAAGATCGACTGTAGTATCGGCATCATCGCGATCAGCAACAAGATTCAGTACGTCGATAACACGAACGAACGCGTCAAGAGCAGCTTCCAGCACAAGGAACTGTTCTTCAAACCCTACGACGCGAACCAGCTTCGCGAGATCATGCTCAACCGTGCGGACGCGTTCCAGGACGGGGTTCTGTCTGACGACGTGATTCCGCTGTCCGCCGCATTCGCCGCCCAAGAACACGGCGACGCTCGGAAAGCGATCGATATTCTGCGCCACGCCGGCGAGGTCGCCTACGAGGACGGCGCCGAGATAGTCCAGGAGAAACACGTTCGACAGGCCCAACAGCACGCCGAAAAGGACCGCTTCCGAGAGCTCGTCAACGGTGCGCCCACCCAGGCGAAGGCCGCGCTGCTCGCGTTGACCGAACTCAGCGTCAATTCCGACGAGGACGCGTTCCTCACGAGTCGCGTATACGACCAGTACGAGCGCATCTGTGAACACCTCGATATGGACATTCTCTCGGTTCGTCGATTCCGAGACATCCTGAAGGAGCAGGCGTTCCTCGGCGTCGTCGAGATCGAGAAGATCAATAAGGGGAGTGCGGGCGGGATCCATCTGCAAAATCGGCTCATCGAGGATCCGCAAGTCGTCCGCGAGACCATCCTCGAGGATAGCCGACTGCAAAACTGGGACAGCGAATAA
- a CDS encoding Rid family detoxifying hydrolase — protein MKRVINSTDAPEAVGAYSQATSNGDLVFTAGQIPMTPDGELLSDESIAAQAEQSLSNIEGVLSAEGLDMSDVLKVTVFLDDIDDFEEMNDTYSEFFDDEPPARSAVEVANLPKGVGVEIEAIAASD, from the coding sequence ATGAAGCGAGTTATCAACTCGACCGATGCTCCGGAAGCGGTCGGTGCGTACAGCCAGGCGACGTCGAACGGCGACCTCGTGTTCACCGCCGGTCAGATACCGATGACGCCCGACGGAGAACTGCTCTCCGACGAATCGATCGCCGCGCAGGCCGAACAGTCGCTCTCGAACATCGAGGGCGTTCTGTCGGCGGAAGGGCTGGATATGAGCGACGTCCTGAAAGTGACCGTGTTCTTGGACGATATCGATGATTTCGAGGAGATGAACGACACCTACAGCGAATTCTTCGACGACGAGCCGCCCGCCCGTAGCGCCGTGGAGGTTGCGAATCTTCCGAAGGGAGTCGGCGTCGAGATCGAAGCGATCGCGGCGAGTGACTGA
- a CDS encoding RNA-guided endonuclease InsQ/TnpB family protein, with translation MLETTRTYRAKIGNHSQVSDDLDNCGHSASKLWNVARYHAQQEWDDTGEIPSEADLKRELKDHERYNDLHSQSSQRVLEELAESFNGWFKKRKNGDTDANPPGYRKRGDNHPRSTVTWKQNGIKHDSKHNKLRLSKGFNLKQHRSDFILVEYETRPDVTVENIQQVRVVWNGDQWELHLVCKVEIPVEDAPGDNTAGIDLGIKNYLAIAYDDGNAELYPGNVLKQDKHYFTRDEYDTEGENGPSQRALRARQKLSRRKDHFLHALAKHIVERCIDHKVGRIAIGDLSEIREDENGESRNWGKRGNKKLHGWEFDRFTTLLEYKAEEHGILVDRTSERDTSKTCSCCGRKRDANRVERGLYVCESCGVVMNADVNGAVNIRRKITQNPPTGDMSNGRLARPVAYLFNQTSGHFVPSEQVDCKP, from the coding sequence ATGCTGGAGACAACCCGCACCTATCGAGCGAAAATCGGTAACCACTCCCAAGTGAGTGACGACCTCGATAACTGCGGGCACTCAGCATCGAAACTGTGGAACGTCGCCCGCTACCACGCCCAACAAGAATGGGATGATACCGGCGAGATACCGTCTGAAGCCGACCTCAAGCGTGAGCTAAAAGACCACGAACGATACAATGACTTACATTCTCAGTCAAGTCAGCGAGTTCTAGAAGAGCTTGCTGAGTCGTTCAACGGCTGGTTCAAAAAGCGCAAGAACGGCGATACAGACGCGAATCCACCCGGCTACCGAAAACGAGGCGACAACCACCCACGCTCCACCGTGACGTGGAAACAAAACGGCATCAAACACGATTCCAAGCACAACAAACTCCGCCTGAGCAAAGGCTTCAACCTCAAACAGCACCGGTCGGACTTCATCCTCGTCGAATACGAAACCCGACCAGACGTAACCGTGGAGAACATCCAGCAGGTCAGGGTCGTGTGGAACGGCGACCAGTGGGAACTCCACCTCGTCTGCAAAGTCGAAATCCCCGTTGAGGACGCCCCCGGTGACAACACCGCTGGTATCGACCTCGGAATCAAGAACTACCTCGCCATCGCCTACGACGATGGAAACGCCGAGTTGTATCCGGGGAACGTGCTGAAACAGGACAAGCACTACTTCACGCGAGACGAGTACGACACTGAAGGCGAGAACGGCCCGTCACAACGCGCGCTTCGCGCTCGGCAGAAGTTGTCTCGGCGCAAAGACCACTTCCTGCACGCGCTCGCTAAGCACATCGTTGAGCGATGTATCGACCACAAGGTCGGACGCATCGCTATCGGTGATTTAAGCGAGATTCGTGAGGACGAGAACGGTGAGTCTCGAAACTGGGGCAAACGTGGGAACAAGAAACTCCACGGGTGGGAGTTTGACCGTTTCACCACGTTGCTCGAATACAAGGCGGAGGAACACGGTATTCTCGTTGACCGCACGAGCGAGCGAGATACGTCGAAGACGTGTTCGTGTTGCGGTCGGAAGCGAGACGCGAACAGGGTGGAGCGTGGCCTGTACGTCTGTGAATCGTGTGGCGTAGTGATGAATGCAGACGTGAATGGTGCAGTGAATATTCGCAGAAAGATAACTCAGAATCCTCCAACAGGGGATATGAGTAACGGTCGTTTGGCACGGCCAGTAGCCTACCTGTTCAACCAAACCTCGGGGCATTTCGTACCGAGCGAACAGGTGGATTGCAAACCGTAA
- a CDS encoding phosphonate ABC transporter ATP-binding protein: MSERRHELQLEGLTKTLDGDIVVDDVTLRIASDERVAIVGPSGAGKTTLLRLVSGAVTPDSGTVLLNGTRLTSAAVSHAYPGSTLVDRRTALSNVLIGGSSSRSWWRGLIEPLVPRNPDRALELLDRVGIVDKADARADTLSAGERQRVAFARALLQDAPVIVADEPTANLDPSTSTTVHEVLDDAAGDRLVIAVLHDMDLAVTHYDRIVGIANGAVQFDRPAERTTVAELEGTFDRVYAKSSATRTAAENRSLERTHASERVTGFWYDTPGHQK; encoded by the coding sequence ATGAGTGAGCGACGCCACGAGTTGCAACTCGAGGGTCTGACCAAAACGCTCGACGGCGACATCGTGGTAGACGACGTGACGCTCCGGATTGCTTCCGACGAGCGGGTCGCCATCGTCGGTCCCTCGGGCGCCGGAAAGACGACGCTCCTTCGTCTCGTAAGCGGTGCAGTGACTCCGGACAGTGGTACCGTTCTGCTCAACGGGACCCGACTCACGTCCGCAGCCGTCTCCCACGCGTACCCCGGTTCCACGCTCGTCGATCGGCGTACCGCGTTGTCCAACGTGCTGATCGGCGGCAGTTCATCTCGCTCCTGGTGGCGCGGGCTGATCGAACCGCTCGTTCCACGGAATCCGGACAGGGCGCTCGAACTGCTCGACCGCGTGGGGATAGTCGACAAGGCCGATGCGCGGGCTGACACGCTCAGTGCGGGAGAACGACAACGGGTCGCGTTCGCTCGCGCGTTATTGCAGGACGCGCCCGTCATCGTCGCGGACGAGCCGACGGCCAATCTCGATCCGTCGACGAGCACGACCGTCCACGAAGTGCTCGATGACGCTGCGGGTGACCGGCTGGTGATCGCCGTCCTCCACGATATGGACCTCGCGGTCACCCACTACGACCGCATCGTCGGAATCGCCAACGGCGCAGTTCAGTTCGATCGCCCCGCAGAACGCACGACGGTCGCCGAGCTGGAGGGAACGTTTGACCGGGTCTATGCGAAGTCGTCGGCAACGCGCACTGCTGCCGAGAACCGATCGCTCGAACGCACCCACGCTTCGGAACGGGTTACGGGGTTCTGGTACGACACGCCCGGTCATCAAAAGTGA
- a CDS encoding 30S ribosomal protein S17e: MSSNANEIISIGDSLIEQYPDSFTEDFEENKVRVEQLTSVEAKRVRNRIAGYITRKQKDRSSR, encoded by the coding sequence ATGTCCTCGAACGCGAATGAGATTATATCTATCGGCGATTCGCTCATCGAACAATATCCAGACTCTTTCACAGAGGATTTCGAGGAGAATAAGGTTCGTGTAGAACAATTAACTAGCGTGGAAGCGAAACGAGTGAGAAACCGCATAGCTGGATACATAACCAGAAAGCAAAAAGACCGCAGCTCGCGTTGA
- a CDS encoding 30S ribosomal protein S17e yields the protein MTAEPEDIISLGDSLLKQHPESFSKNFNKNKELVKKMTNVGSTRIRNRIAGYITRKRRKT from the coding sequence ATGACGGCAGAACCAGAAGACATCATTAGCCTCGGAGATAGCTTACTGAAGCAGCATCCGGAGTCTTTCTCAAAGAATTTCAATAAGAATAAAGAACTGGTGAAGAAGATGACCAATGTCGGATCGACACGAATCCGAAACCGGATCGCGGGATATATAACTCGAAAGCGTCGCAAAACTTGA
- a CDS encoding RNA ligase family protein, producing MKRFPSIPPVVDAADSCFEEGHLWLIEKVDGAQFRFQLQESGLIRFGDRNRVYDDPDAVPEPYQHAVRHVRTNLEREALRDAVDDVEALVFFGEAMHRHTIDYDWERTPSFLGFDVWSATKDRFHPVDTVERIFDRLGLQSVNVFERERRARDFDPDSYSVPRSAWYDGPAEGVIIRNKRGQRAKLLHPSFHEVEETAPVDVSAAELAETYATQQRFETLSSELEAQGRPVTFETLYERVLEDIGREEHNRLYHDSGPIDMKAFRSEVSALTCRFLDE from the coding sequence ATGAAGAGGTTTCCATCGATACCACCAGTTGTAGACGCTGCCGACAGCTGCTTCGAGGAGGGACATCTCTGGCTCATCGAGAAAGTCGATGGCGCGCAGTTCCGCTTCCAACTCCAGGAGTCGGGATTGATTCGATTCGGCGATCGGAATCGCGTCTACGACGATCCGGACGCCGTCCCGGAGCCGTACCAGCACGCCGTCCGTCACGTACGAACGAACCTCGAGCGAGAAGCGCTTCGAGATGCCGTCGACGACGTCGAAGCCCTCGTCTTCTTCGGCGAAGCGATGCACCGACACACGATCGACTACGACTGGGAACGAACACCGTCGTTCCTCGGCTTCGACGTCTGGTCCGCCACGAAGGATCGGTTCCATCCAGTGGATACCGTCGAGCGAATCTTCGACCGACTCGGTCTCCAGTCGGTGAACGTCTTCGAGCGAGAACGGCGCGCTCGAGACTTCGATCCCGACTCGTATTCCGTTCCTCGGTCCGCGTGGTACGACGGACCCGCCGAGGGAGTGATCATTCGGAACAAACGAGGCCAGCGAGCGAAGCTCCTGCATCCGTCGTTTCACGAGGTCGAAGAAACGGCGCCAGTCGACGTATCCGCGGCAGAGCTAGCCGAAACGTATGCGACGCAACAACGGTTCGAAACTCTCTCGAGCGAACTCGAAGCGCAGGGTCGTCCCGTGACGTTCGAGACGCTATACGAGCGCGTCCTCGAGGATATCGGTCGCGAAGAACACAACCGATTGTATCACGATAGCGGTCCAATTGACATGAAGGCGTTTCGCTCCGAGGTCAGTGCGCTAACATGCCGGTTTCTCGATGAGTGA
- a CDS encoding sulfurtransferase TusA family protein, whose product MEIDVSDTVCPQTVLIVKRCLEELESGDELTVVGDYPPAERSIRRSCYKHGYDISTASTDSETEFALRIRVNEGTEP is encoded by the coding sequence ATGGAGATCGACGTGAGTGACACGGTCTGTCCCCAGACGGTGCTGATCGTGAAACGGTGTCTGGAGGAACTCGAGTCCGGCGACGAACTCACGGTCGTCGGAGATTATCCGCCCGCAGAGCGGAGTATTCGGCGGTCGTGTTACAAACACGGTTACGACATCTCGACGGCGTCGACGGACTCCGAGACGGAGTTCGCACTGCGGATCCGCGTGAACGAAGGAACGGAACCGTGA
- the kdgK1 gene encoding bifunctional 2-dehydro-3-deoxygluconokinase/2-dehydro-3-deoxygalactonokinase — protein sequence MTDSTDKTTTEITTFGETMLRLAPERGERLETAESLDFRTAGAESNVAIAASRLGADAVWISKLPETSLGRRVTTEVRSHGVTPAVAWSDEGRQGAYYIEEGGEPRGTNVIYDRHDAAITTTEPDDVPLDTIRSSDVFFTTGITPALSETLYETTTELLDVDTTTAFDLNYRSKLWSQSTAQSAYEELLPKVDLLFAPERDARSILDVDGTGEAIADELRTTFDCETVVVTQGADGAVASTAEGSVSQSAFETETLDPIGTGDAFVGAFLSRYVRDASVSEALTWAAATAALKRTITGDLAVITEEEVEAVIADGGSAIDR from the coding sequence ATGACGGATTCCACCGATAAGACGACGACCGAGATTACGACGTTTGGCGAGACGATGCTCCGTCTGGCACCGGAACGCGGAGAGCGACTGGAAACGGCGGAGTCGCTCGACTTTCGGACTGCGGGTGCCGAGAGCAACGTCGCGATCGCGGCGAGTCGGCTCGGCGCCGACGCGGTCTGGATATCGAAGCTCCCCGAGACGTCGCTCGGCCGACGCGTGACGACCGAAGTACGGTCGCACGGAGTGACGCCGGCGGTCGCCTGGAGCGACGAGGGGAGACAGGGAGCCTACTATATCGAGGAGGGCGGAGAACCGCGGGGAACGAACGTCATTTACGACCGGCACGACGCGGCGATAACGACGACGGAACCCGACGATGTGCCGCTCGACACGATTCGTTCGTCGGACGTCTTCTTTACCACGGGTATTACGCCGGCGCTGTCCGAAACGCTGTACGAGACGACCACCGAGCTCTTAGACGTCGACACCACGACCGCCTTCGATCTCAACTACCGGAGTAAACTCTGGTCGCAATCGACGGCACAGTCGGCGTACGAGGAGCTACTTCCGAAGGTCGATCTACTGTTCGCCCCCGAACGCGACGCGCGGTCGATCCTCGACGTCGACGGGACGGGCGAAGCGATCGCCGACGAACTCCGTACGACGTTCGACTGCGAGACGGTCGTCGTAACGCAGGGAGCGGACGGCGCCGTCGCGAGTACCGCCGAGGGAAGCGTGAGCCAGTCCGCGTTCGAAACCGAGACGCTCGATCCCATCGGAACCGGCGACGCGTTCGTCGGCGCGTTCCTCTCGCGGTACGTCCGCGATGCGTCCGTTTCGGAGGCGTTGACGTGGGCGGCGGCGACGGCGGCGTTGAAACGAACGATCACGGGCGATCTGGCGGTGATCACCGAAGAGGAAGTCGAAGCGGTCATCGCCGACGGAGGGTCCGCGATCGATCGTTGA
- a CDS encoding IS6 family transposase, whose translation MTLADLFSECYAAEFDESWERERTATPVRVFAVHLHATGCSLRETQSILRLIGVDRSHQAIWHWVHRLANSVSDPPTAQPSRVAIDETAVKINGDWSWVYAAIDLGSRLILDVAVFGRRGTDPAAAFLHRLTEKHDLSETVFLVDGYGYLTALSRLGLSGQLDYVERNLVEKWFHTLKMRVDRFHNSWVGSRTSVSEWLEHFVHYYNTQRPHQSLNGQTPAEVLN comes from the coding sequence ATGACGCTCGCAGACCTGTTCAGCGAGTGCTACGCGGCGGAATTTGATGAATCTTGGGAGCGCGAGCGGACGGCGACGCCCGTCAGGGTGTTCGCCGTCCACCTTCACGCGACCGGTTGTTCGCTCCGAGAGACACAATCGATTCTTCGCTTGATAGGCGTAGACCGCTCTCATCAAGCAATCTGGCACTGGGTACATCGGCTGGCTAACAGCGTGTCAGACCCGCCGACGGCGCAGCCGTCGCGGGTCGCCATTGATGAAACCGCTGTCAAGATAAACGGTGACTGGTCTTGGGTGTATGCTGCAATAGACCTAGGCTCGAGGCTCATTCTTGATGTCGCAGTGTTCGGACGACGAGGCACCGATCCAGCCGCTGCGTTCCTGCATCGATTGACCGAGAAACACGATCTCTCCGAAACAGTGTTTCTCGTTGATGGCTACGGCTATCTGACTGCCCTCTCTCGGTTAGGGCTGAGCGGTCAGCTCGACTACGTTGAGCGAAACCTGGTCGAAAAGTGGTTTCACACCTTGAAGATGAGAGTTGACCGCTTCCATAACTCGTGGGTGGGCAGTCGGACGAGCGTCAGTGAATGGCTTGAACATTTTGTACATTACTATAACACGCAACGCCCGCATCAGTCACTTAACGGACAAACGCCAGCGGAGGTGCTAAACTAG
- a CDS encoding bifunctional 4-hydroxy-2-oxoglutarate aldolase/2-dehydro-3-deoxy-phosphogluconate aldolase, which yields MSTREIEQIVDSGVIGILRGVEPDAAVDVASAVVDGGVTALEVTADTENVVETIDTLSSQFDDVLVGAGTVLDAETARAVQLAGAEFLVTPTVDTDVIEVSNRYGTPIASGAFTPTEALRAYEAGADFVKVFPAKTGGPEHVAAIGGPLSQIPLVPTGGVGPSNTEAYIEAGAVAVGAGSAIVEDETVASEDYATITENARRMVDAVESARN from the coding sequence ATGAGTACACGAGAGATAGAGCAGATCGTCGATAGTGGTGTAATCGGAATCCTTCGAGGCGTTGAACCGGACGCGGCAGTCGACGTCGCTTCCGCCGTCGTCGACGGCGGCGTCACGGCGCTCGAGGTGACCGCGGACACGGAGAACGTCGTGGAAACGATCGACACGCTCTCGAGTCAGTTCGACGACGTACTCGTCGGTGCAGGGACCGTCCTGGACGCGGAAACGGCGCGGGCCGTGCAGTTAGCCGGTGCGGAGTTTCTGGTGACGCCGACCGTCGACACCGACGTCATCGAGGTGAGCAATCGCTACGGAACGCCCATCGCGTCGGGCGCGTTCACGCCGACCGAAGCGCTGAGAGCCTACGAAGCGGGCGCTGACTTCGTGAAGGTCTTCCCGGCGAAAACCGGCGGCCCGGAGCACGTCGCCGCGATCGGCGGCCCGCTCTCGCAGATCCCGCTCGTCCCGACCGGCGGCGTCGGTCCGTCGAATACAGAAGCGTACATCGAGGCGGGAGCCGTCGCCGTCGGCGCCGGCAGCGCGATCGTCGAGGACGAGACCGTCGCTAGCGAGGACTACGCGACGATCACCGAGAACGCGCGCCGAATGGTCGACGCCGTCGAATCGGCACGAAACTAG
- the phnD gene encoding phosphate/phosphite/phosphonate ABC transporter substrate-binding protein has product MSQQRTHDHNVDPAAKYRKEGWHTPVKVCTEGPPSRKAIHTLSRYTVTMTVNRTRRAFLGVAGIGLAGGCLQNGRRSTSLTMGVIPDVDPDTAIEQNTELAEYIESELNASVDLRTTTDYAGLIQAMTAGQVDLAYYGGVSYILAHHRANAKPIVVGSKDGSTDWHSVFIAHESTGISSVDDLKRNAGELDIVFGDPLSTSGTVMPTYYLRQRHDLYPERAFQSHTHVGAHDAVMETVAGRNSDVGALNARIYERIVEDQSVEGSISEIWRTPGFADYPWAVSTALDEETVSSLRDAFTSLAEEGREDILAQQNVNEYVSIRHEDFEELDDAVEMMGLRSDGDE; this is encoded by the coding sequence GTGTCACAACAACGCACCCACGACCATAACGTTGATCCAGCGGCAAAATATCGCAAAGAGGGATGGCACACGCCCGTCAAGGTCTGTACCGAAGGACCCCCTTCACGGAAAGCTATTCATACGCTCTCGAGATACACGGTAACAATGACCGTGAATAGGACGAGACGTGCGTTTCTCGGAGTGGCCGGAATCGGCCTCGCCGGCGGTTGCCTCCAGAACGGGCGACGCTCTACGTCACTGACCATGGGCGTGATTCCCGACGTCGACCCCGACACGGCCATCGAACAAAACACCGAATTAGCCGAATACATCGAATCCGAACTGAACGCGTCCGTCGACCTGCGTACGACGACGGACTACGCCGGACTTATACAAGCGATGACGGCCGGTCAGGTCGATCTCGCCTACTACGGTGGCGTCTCGTATATTCTCGCCCACCATCGAGCAAACGCGAAACCGATCGTCGTGGGCAGCAAAGACGGGTCCACTGACTGGCACTCCGTATTCATCGCGCACGAGTCGACGGGGATATCCTCAGTGGACGACCTGAAGCGCAACGCCGGAGAGTTAGACATCGTTTTCGGCGACCCTCTCAGTACCAGCGGCACGGTGATGCCGACCTACTATCTGCGACAGCGTCACGATCTGTATCCGGAGCGTGCGTTCCAATCGCACACCCACGTCGGAGCGCACGACGCGGTCATGGAAACGGTCGCCGGCAGGAACAGCGATGTCGGTGCACTGAACGCTCGTATTTACGAGCGGATCGTCGAGGATCAGTCCGTCGAAGGAAGTATCTCCGAAATCTGGCGGACGCCCGGGTTCGCAGACTACCCCTGGGCCGTCAGTACCGCGCTCGACGAGGAAACCGTCTCATCGCTCAGAGATGCCTTCACGAGTTTAGCTGAGGAGGGAAGAGAAGACATATTAGCACAGCAGAACGTCAACGAGTACGTCTCGATTCGGCACGAGGATTTCGAGGAACTGGACGACGCCGTCGAGATGATGGGACTCAGGAGTGATGGCGATGAGTGA